The Persephonella sp. KM09-Lau-8 nucleotide sequence TGAATTACCTTGGGCTTTTTAGATTTAAATCTTGTTCCTTTTCCTGCTGCAAGTATTATGGCTATATGCTTTTCATGGTGGTGTCCCATTTGTTACCCCTTAACAAGTGTATTTTCAAGTTTTTCTATAATATCCATAACTTTTTGATTTTTGGTTTTATAGGTTGCTCTGTTAACAATTAATTTTGCTGAAGATGGAGCTATCTCTTCTATAACCACCAGACCATTTTCCCTTAAAGTTCTTCCTGTTTCAACAATATCAACAATAAACTCAGATAGGCCTACAAGCGGTGCAAGTTCTATTGAACCGTAAAGTTCTATTATTTGAACCTCTATACCTTTTTTACCAAAAAATTCCCTTGCTATATTAGGGTATTTTGTTGAGATTTTTAGGGATGTTGGATTAGAAAAATATTTTTCTCTGTCCTGTGGAAGCCCTGCAACCATTATTGTGCAGGCACCAATTCCCAAATCAACAGGTCTGTAAACATCTGGTTTCATTTCCATTAATAAATCATCACCGGCTACCCCAAGGTCAGCAACGCCATATTCCACGTAGGTTGGAACATCCTTTGCTCGGACAAGTAAAAACCTGAAATCTGCAGTTTCCAGAATAAGTTTCCTTGAGTTCTGCTGAACTTCTTCCTTTAAAATATCACTCTCTTTAAAAATTTGTATAGTCTGGTCAAACAGTCTTCCCTTAGGTAAAGCAACTGTCAGCTTTTCCATAGACTACTCGCTTTCTTCCTTAGCAAATGGTATGCTAATCCACAGCTGGTCTACAGAACCATCATTTTTTATCTCAACTTCTATTCTGTGTGAATCAAATTGGGGATATTTGCCAAATACCTGAACCAAATCCTGCTGGAGTATTTCAGCAAAATTTGGTGGAAGACCCCTTCTTTCATAAGAAAGAATCATCATCAATCTGTTTTTAGCCACCTCAGAAGATTTTTTTCTTTTAAATAGGTCAAATAACGACATTATTACCTCCCAAATAACCTTGCAAAAAATCCTTTTTTAACTTCTAACTCATTAAATGGGATATTTTCCCCTTCAAGTCTTCTTGCGATATTCATTAATGCTTTTCCTGCTGCATATTCCTCATGGAGAACAATTGGTTCTCCTTTGTTTGTAAAGTCCACCATCTTTTCTTCATCTGGGACTATTCCTATTTTGGGAATCTGGAGTATCTCTTCTATATCTTCAACAGATAACATCTCTCCTTTCTTAACCTGATGGGGTCTTATTCTATTAATGATTAGTTTTATGTTTTCCTTTTCCATTTTCTCTAACAAGCCAATTATTCTGTCTGCGTCTCTAACAGAGGATACTTCTGGATTTGTGACTACAAGTGCCTCATCGGCAGGAGTTGCAGCTGTTTTAAATCCCCCTTCTATACCAGCTGGAGAATCTATAAATATATAATCAAATTCCTCCCTGAGCTCATCAACAACCTCTTGTAACTGCTCAGGCTTAACGGCATCTTTATCTTTTGTCTGTGCAGCTGGTAGTAGATAAAGTGGATTTCCTCTCTTGTCCTTAACCAGTGCTTTTTTTGCTGGGACTCTTCCCTCAACAACATCCACAATGTCATAAACAATTCTGTTTTCCAGCCCCAGTATCATATCCAGATTTCTAAGTCCTATATCTGCATCTATTGTAAGCACCTTTTTTCCCATTTTAGCCAGTGCTGTGGCTATATTGGCTGTTACTGTAGTTTTTCCTACCCCACCTTTTCCTGATGTTACAACCAAAACTCTTGCTGTCATAATTAATACCCCTACTTCTTGTTTATTTGATACTTTCTATAACAATGCTATTTCCATCAATGTATGCCTTTTCTGGATACTCGGGCATTTCTTGTTGCTCAATATTATCAGGAGCTCTGGTATAGAAACTTGCTATTCTTAACTGCTGTGGCATTAACTTAAGTGCCATAACAGTTGCCGTTTCATCCCCGTTGGCTCCTGCATGAACAACACCCCTCAGGGCACCCATTACTATGATGTTTCCTGAAGCAATTATATATGCGTCAGGATTGACATCTCCTATAACAAGGACATCTCCGTCATACTCTATTCTCTGACCACTTCTCAGGGTTTTGTTAATAATCTTCAGTGATTTTTTCTCTGTGATTTCAGGTATCTGTCTCTTTGGTTTTTCCTTTTTTTCGTTTTTGTAGCCTAAAACTTTAGTATTGTATTTTTTTAGTAATTCTTCAATTTTTTGTATTTCTTCATCAGAATAATCTGTATCTGATATATCAAGTATTGAAACAGAACCTTTAAAAAATGCAGAAGATAATTTCTCCTCTAATTCTTTTAAATTTTCTTCAAGGGATTTATTTTTGTCTAATTTAATAAGTAAAGCTGGAACAGTGACACCTTTAATTTCTAATCCCAAAGTTATCTCTCTTGAGTAATTTTTGTATATAAACTATCATAATATACCTTAGAGTAAGATTTCAATTTATAGGAGGAATTCCTGAAAAATATGGAAGAATCTTTCAATTCTTATTTTAGATATAAAGGAAATCAGCTTTTTTGTGAAGATATTCCTGCTAAAGATATTGTTGCTGAATATGGAACTCCTGTTTATATATACAGCAAA carries:
- the minC gene encoding septum site-determining protein MinC, encoding MGLEIKGVTVPALLIKLDKNKSLEENLKELEEKLSSAFFKGSVSILDISDTDYSDEEIQKIEELLKKYNTKVLGYKNEKKEKPKRQIPEITEKKSLKIINKTLRSGQRIEYDGDVLVIGDVNPDAYIIASGNIIVMGALRGVVHAGANGDETATVMALKLMPQQLRIASFYTRAPDNIEQQEMPEYPEKAYIDGNSIVIESIK
- the minD gene encoding septum site-determining protein MinD is translated as MTARVLVVTSGKGGVGKTTVTANIATALAKMGKKVLTIDADIGLRNLDMILGLENRIVYDIVDVVEGRVPAKKALVKDKRGNPLYLLPAAQTKDKDAVKPEQLQEVVDELREEFDYIFIDSPAGIEGGFKTAATPADEALVVTNPEVSSVRDADRIIGLLEKMEKENIKLIINRIRPHQVKKGEMLSVEDIEEILQIPKIGIVPDEEKMVDFTNKGEPIVLHEEYAAGKALMNIARRLEGENIPFNELEVKKGFFARLFGR
- the hisG gene encoding ATP phosphoribosyltransferase — encoded protein: MEKLTVALPKGRLFDQTIQIFKESDILKEEVQQNSRKLILETADFRFLLVRAKDVPTYVEYGVADLGVAGDDLLMEMKPDVYRPVDLGIGACTIMVAGLPQDREKYFSNPTSLKISTKYPNIAREFFGKKGIEVQIIELYGSIELAPLVGLSEFIVDIVETGRTLRENGLVVIEEIAPSSAKLIVNRATYKTKNQKVMDIIEKLENTLVKG
- the minE gene encoding cell division topological specificity factor MinE yields the protein MSLFDLFKRKKSSEVAKNRLMMILSYERRGLPPNFAEILQQDLVQVFGKYPQFDSHRIEVEIKNDGSVDQLWISIPFAKEESE